One stretch of Siphonobacter curvatus DNA includes these proteins:
- a CDS encoding deoxynucleoside kinase produces the protein MHIAVTGNIGAGKTTLARMLAEHFGWEVFYEAVENNPYLADFYEDMERWAFHLQIYFLRSRFDQARQIMHSTKRIIQDRTIYEDAHIFAKNLYRSGYMSTVDYETYFSLFQTMMDVVKPPDLMIYLKADLPKLLHQIQKRGREYELNMSVEYLTDLNAHYEEFIASYTDGKLLILDVNHLDYVNRPEDFEFIIKEVDRALLYG, from the coding sequence ATGCATATTGCCGTTACCGGTAACATTGGAGCCGGGAAAACCACCCTGGCTCGCATGCTGGCCGAGCACTTTGGCTGGGAGGTTTTCTACGAAGCTGTTGAAAATAATCCATACCTCGCTGACTTTTACGAGGATATGGAACGCTGGGCTTTCCACTTACAGATTTACTTCCTGCGAAGTCGATTTGATCAGGCCCGACAGATCATGCATTCGACCAAACGCATCATTCAGGATCGTACGATTTATGAAGACGCTCACATTTTCGCCAAAAATCTGTATCGGTCCGGCTACATGAGTACGGTCGATTACGAGACGTACTTCTCGCTCTTTCAAACGATGATGGATGTGGTGAAACCGCCGGATTTAATGATCTACCTGAAAGCGGATTTACCCAAGCTGCTGCATCAGATTCAGAAACGGGGACGGGAGTATGAATTGAATATGAGTGTGGAATACCTGACCGATCTGAATGCTCATTACGAAGAATTTATTGCCAGCTATACCGATGGGAAATTGCTCATTCTGGACGTGAACCACCTGGATTACGTCAATCGGCCGGAAGATTTTGAATTCATAATCAAAGAAGTAGACCGAGCTTTGTTGTACGGTTAA